The following proteins are encoded in a genomic region of Salminus brasiliensis chromosome 17, fSalBra1.hap2, whole genome shotgun sequence:
- the hykk.2 gene encoding hydroxylysine kinase isoform X2, with protein MSVKDSKPNLSLSQAAEIAGQLFGLTLSSVRPLPSYDDQNFHVSSAEGGQYVLKIMNSTDSQNLHLLEVQTHTMSFLWEKGLPAQTAVPTVTGQLMSLEEIDCGLGLQKYMVRLLTFLPGTVMAKVTCTPQLLFEAGKTAATMDKVLLQMEHPHLSTLQRKNFIWSLASVPLLEQFLPVLDGDPMQEVVKAVIEQYRIHIAPKLHSFRKCINHGDFNDHNVLVEADGPSNYRISGILDFGDMSSGYLVFELAITIMYMMIESSSPLAVGGPVIAGWESVIPLNSEEKDAVYLLVLSRFCQSLVLARHTVRQHPENEEYLMTTARTGVRLLRLLWDTGKEEVERIWCSGITEFSQNKNETVTRN; from the exons ATGTCTGTGAAGGACTCCAAGCCGAACCTCAGCCTTTCCCAAGCTGCTGAGATCGCAGGACAACTCTTCGGCTTGACCCTGTCCAGCGTCCGTCCGCTGCCTAGTTATGATGACCAGAACTTCCATGTGAGCTCTGCAGAAGGTGGGCAGTATGTGCTGAAGATCATGAACTCCACCGACAGCCAGAACCTGCATCTGCTGGAGGTCCAGACACACACCATGAGCTTCTTATGGGAGAAGGGTCTGCCTGCCCAGACTGCGGTTCCTACGGTAACCGGTCAACTGATGAGCCTGGAGGAAATCG ACTGCGGCCTCGGGCTGCAGAAGTATATGGTGCGTTTGCTGACCTTCCTGCCCGGAACCGTAATGGCGAAGGTGACCTGCACTCCACAGCTTTTATTCGAAGCTGGAAAAACAGCCGCCACCATGGATAAAGTTCTACTGCAG ATGGAGCATCCACATCTCAGCACCCTTCAGAGGAAAAACTTCATCTGGAGTTTAGCAAGCGTTCCTCTGTTGGAGCAGTTCCTGCCAGTGCTGGATGGAGATCCCATGCAGGAGGTGGTGAAGGCAGTTATTGAGCAGTACCGAATCCACATAGCACCAAAACTACACTCCTTTCGCAAGT GTATTAACCATGGTGATTTTAATGACCACAATGTTCTGGTTGAAGCGGACGGGCCATCAAACTACCGGATCAGTGGCATTCTGGACTTTGGTGATATGAGCAGTGGGTATCTTGTGTTCGAGCTGGCTATCACCATCATGTATATGATGATCGAGAGCTCCTCACCGTTAGCGGTTGGGGGTCCAGTGATTGCGGGCTGGGAAAGCGTGATCCCTTTGAATTCAGAGGAGAAAGATGCGGTCTACCTACTGGTCCTGAGCCGCTTCTGCCAGTCTTTGGTTCTGGCCCGCCACACTGTCCGCCAGCATCCAGAAAATGAGGAATACCTGATGACCACGGCCAGGACAGGGGTCCGGCTGCTGCGGTTGCTGTGGGACACAGGcaaggaggaggtggagaggaTCTGGTGTAGCGGCATCACTGAGTTTTCACAGAACAAGAATGAAACAGTAACACGGAATTAA
- the nmur1a gene encoding neuromedin-U receptor 1 produces the protein MENISASSKVMPKPNCSLAALPCGQDLLCNSSFALNFTAAELEDYCLDPDEYLEKYLGPRRSPVFLPVCITYLLIFSVGVLGNILTCTVITRHRVMRTPTNFYLFSLAVSDLLVLLLGMPLELYELWSNYPFLLGESGCYFKTFLFETVCFASILNVTALSVERYIAVVHPLRAKYVVTRTHARRVILCVWSVSVVCALPNTSLHGIFTLPQPRGRAQGSLPDSDTCMLVKPRWMYNLTIQITTLVFFLLPMLTLSVLYLLIGLRLRRERMLQVLQASDGQQQDGYCRARGQQQKARRQQVTKMLFVLVVMFGICWAPFHTDRLMWSFMDQWASEQVEIFQAYEYVHVISGVFFYLSSAVNPILYNLMSTRFREMFKEVMCRHPRRPAPRKQSLSMTRVTLRSVVSEVAPGNGAVIADGDYDFYECHENETTFD, from the exons ATGGAGAACATCAGCGCCAG CTCCAAAGTGATGCCCAAACCCAACTGCTCGTTGGCAGCTCTGCCATGTGGTCAGGACCTGCTGTGTAACTCCAGCTTTGCTCTGAACTTCACGGCAGCGGAGCTAGAGGACTACTGCCTGGACCCTGATGAGTACCTGGAGAAATACCTCGGCCCACGGCGCTCCCCGGTCTTCCTGCCTGTCTGCATCACCTATCTCCTAATCTTCTCTGTGGGGGTCTTGGGCAATATCCTCACCTGCACCGTGATCACACGCCACAGGGTGATGAGGACTCCCACCAACTTCTACCTGTTCAGCCTGGCGGTGTCGGatctgctggtgctgctgctgggcATGCCACTGGAGCTGTACGAGCTGTGGAGTAACTACCCGTTCCTGCTGGGGGAGAGTGGCTGCTACTTCAAGACGTTCCTGTTTGAGACAGTGTGCTTCGCCTCAATCCTAAATGTGACAGCGCTGAGTGTGGAGCGCTACATCGCCGTGGTCCACCCGCTCAGGGCCAAGTATGTGGTGACCCGAACCCATGCCAGACGGGTGATCCTGTGCGTGTGGAGCGTGTCGGTAGTGTGCGCTCTGCCCAACACCAGTCTGCATGGTATCTTCACCCTGCCGCAACCACGGGGGCGGGCCCAGGGCAGCCTGCCTGACTCGGACACCTGCATGCTGGTTAAGCCGCGCTGGATGTACAATCTGACCATCCAGATCACCACGCTGGTCTTCTTCCTGCTGCCCATGCTGACCCTCAGTGTGCTATACCTGCTAATCGGCCTGCGGCTGCGCAGGGAGCGGATGCTGCAGGTGCTGCAGGCCTCAGACGGTCAGCAGCAGGATGGATATTGCAGGGCTCGTGGTCAGCAGCAGAAAGCGCGAAGGCAGCAGGTCACCAAGATGCTGT TTGTGCTGGTGGTGATGTTCGGTATCTGCTGGGCTCCATTTCACACTGACCGTCTGATGTGGAGCTTCATGGACCAGTGGGCCAGCGAACAGGTGGAGATTTTCCAGGCGTACGAATACGTCCATGTGATTTCCGGAGTTTTCTTCTATCTGAGCTCGGCCGTCAACCCCATCCTCTACAACCTGATGTCCACACGCTTCAGGGAGATGTTTAAGGAGGTGATGTGTCGTCACCCGCGACGCCCGGCACCCAGGAAACAATCTCTGAGCATGACCCGGGTGACCTTACGCAGCGTGGTTAGCGAGGTTGCCCCCGGCAACGGTGCCGTCATTGCAGATGGAGATTATGACTTTTATGAATGCCACGAAAACGAGACCACCTTTGACTGA
- the hykk.2 gene encoding hydroxylysine kinase isoform X1 translates to MKPIRPVFSSSTVMSVKDSKPNLSLSQAAEIAGQLFGLTLSSVRPLPSYDDQNFHVSSAEGGQYVLKIMNSTDSQNLHLLEVQTHTMSFLWEKGLPAQTAVPTVTGQLMSLEEIDCGLGLQKYMVRLLTFLPGTVMAKVTCTPQLLFEAGKTAATMDKVLLQMEHPHLSTLQRKNFIWSLASVPLLEQFLPVLDGDPMQEVVKAVIEQYRIHIAPKLHSFRKCINHGDFNDHNVLVEADGPSNYRISGILDFGDMSSGYLVFELAITIMYMMIESSSPLAVGGPVIAGWESVIPLNSEEKDAVYLLVLSRFCQSLVLARHTVRQHPENEEYLMTTARTGVRLLRLLWDTGKEEVERIWCSGITEFSQNKNETVTRN, encoded by the exons ATGAAGCCAATAAGACCTGTCTTCTCCTCTTCCACAGTCATGTCTGTGAAGGACTCCAAGCCGAACCTCAGCCTTTCCCAAGCTGCTGAGATCGCAGGACAACTCTTCGGCTTGACCCTGTCCAGCGTCCGTCCGCTGCCTAGTTATGATGACCAGAACTTCCATGTGAGCTCTGCAGAAGGTGGGCAGTATGTGCTGAAGATCATGAACTCCACCGACAGCCAGAACCTGCATCTGCTGGAGGTCCAGACACACACCATGAGCTTCTTATGGGAGAAGGGTCTGCCTGCCCAGACTGCGGTTCCTACGGTAACCGGTCAACTGATGAGCCTGGAGGAAATCG ACTGCGGCCTCGGGCTGCAGAAGTATATGGTGCGTTTGCTGACCTTCCTGCCCGGAACCGTAATGGCGAAGGTGACCTGCACTCCACAGCTTTTATTCGAAGCTGGAAAAACAGCCGCCACCATGGATAAAGTTCTACTGCAG ATGGAGCATCCACATCTCAGCACCCTTCAGAGGAAAAACTTCATCTGGAGTTTAGCAAGCGTTCCTCTGTTGGAGCAGTTCCTGCCAGTGCTGGATGGAGATCCCATGCAGGAGGTGGTGAAGGCAGTTATTGAGCAGTACCGAATCCACATAGCACCAAAACTACACTCCTTTCGCAAGT GTATTAACCATGGTGATTTTAATGACCACAATGTTCTGGTTGAAGCGGACGGGCCATCAAACTACCGGATCAGTGGCATTCTGGACTTTGGTGATATGAGCAGTGGGTATCTTGTGTTCGAGCTGGCTATCACCATCATGTATATGATGATCGAGAGCTCCTCACCGTTAGCGGTTGGGGGTCCAGTGATTGCGGGCTGGGAAAGCGTGATCCCTTTGAATTCAGAGGAGAAAGATGCGGTCTACCTACTGGTCCTGAGCCGCTTCTGCCAGTCTTTGGTTCTGGCCCGCCACACTGTCCGCCAGCATCCAGAAAATGAGGAATACCTGATGACCACGGCCAGGACAGGGGTCCGGCTGCTGCGGTTGCTGTGGGACACAGGcaaggaggaggtggagaggaTCTGGTGTAGCGGCATCACTGAGTTTTCACAGAACAAGAATGAAACAGTAACACGGAATTAA